A region of Polyangiaceae bacterium DNA encodes the following proteins:
- a CDS encoding TerB family tellurite resistance protein has protein sequence MGLLAWLGLKQGGTYPNLDALLAELRRALPDDESVVLRYIAAVVALLVQVASADGRFTEREEQAIRELLTHIHGLKPADIDAVARGLEGKVSELTEEERALCVRELKAICDGRERVEVIRLLAKVAAADGKLTPAERAELRQVALDLAVPAEEIAAAENVAAENETS, from the coding sequence GTGGGACTGCTCGCTTGGCTCGGCCTGAAGCAAGGAGGCACGTATCCCAATCTCGATGCGCTTCTTGCGGAGCTGCGTCGAGCTTTGCCTGACGACGAGAGTGTCGTGCTGCGGTACATCGCGGCGGTCGTGGCGCTTTTGGTGCAGGTGGCCAGCGCCGATGGGCGTTTTACCGAGCGCGAAGAGCAGGCGATTCGTGAGTTGCTCACGCACATCCACGGGCTCAAGCCGGCGGACATCGATGCAGTTGCACGCGGGCTCGAGGGCAAAGTTTCAGAGCTGACCGAAGAGGAGCGTGCGCTTTGCGTGCGTGAGCTGAAGGCGATTTGCGATGGGCGTGAGCGTGTCGAGGTGATTCGGCTTCTTGCAAAAGTTGCCGCAGCCGACGGCAAACTCACGCCGGCCGAACGTGCTGAACTGCGGCAGGTTGCGTTGGATCTCGCGGTGCCGGCGGAAGAGATCGCGGCAGCCGAGAACGTGGCAGCCGAGAACGAGACGTCGTGA
- a CDS encoding PDZ domain-containing protein has translation MKIFERLGKVGIVLASFVIAAFFAAQFGAGGLWRGFEPALAVTSGSPSAKAPYDLTRLEAVNETLKLIRDKYVEPGRVKPKEMLLSSLNYVQRDVAQVIITQDGTDEVTVRVENKEKKFRVDNVQGPWDVSARLREIFAFLQTSLRGSEVDLREVEYAACNGMLHTLDPHSVFLSPEAYKEMNVSTSGHFGGLGIVISIRDQILTVINPMPDTPAGRAGIKRFDRIVKINNESTLNMPLDDAVRRLRGDPDTKVTVWVTRDGEGGWQTAKPFELVREIIKVRSVESRALEGGIGYVRIKNFQATTTTELEIALTDLRAKGALKGLVLDLRGNPGGLLDQATRVADKFIANGVLVSTVGASEGRDEKKAHGPGTEPPYPIAVLVNGSSASASEIVAGALKNHDRAVIVGATTFGKGSVQLVFPDVTPEKAALKLTIAQYLTPGDVSIQGVGVTPDIELDPMTVDELEMDLTMQKDGLRERDLSAHLTNGKASTASKPMEVVRYQLTSAEREEMRERGGDIDDEFRVDFPIRFARDFVTKAPPSQSRSAQIESVKDFIEQTRKDELGKVATELQKLGVDWADAPADAAGPQKSELEVKIATDRPNDEVVAGEPMTLSVTVKNNGKQPLYRLRGTTDSDNGYLGSKELIFGKIAPGQSKTAKAPLGWCEIEGRKAGTTKPRSANQKRVCKIPMDALTRSDGVRVKFEAAGGFEPAPVEIRPTVKALERPLFQYAYQLADDRGGNGDGRIQRGEAVSMYLTVKNVGKGRSFDTQANISNLSGEGLLLRAGRFDISNMNPGDVRNVVFTFDVQPQLQDSEASLSLSVGDRDLREYATEKVKIPVASTVAIAKATGTLKAGPEGATLQASPDASSMVFGRLRAGESVAIQGKTNDFYKVDLGNSRFAFVPAAQMSPGGTPAASPGFDDVYTKAPPTLEISAAALATRDDKVKISGMASDGERLLDLYVFVGSRKLYYKSNRDGADPKKTTFDFDAPLRPGVNVVTVVARENQDTITRRTVIIRKDAADGAILKTPKTDDPVAEWLGEPGAEIPED, from the coding sequence ATGAAGATCTTCGAGCGCCTTGGGAAGGTCGGCATCGTCCTCGCGTCGTTTGTCATCGCTGCGTTTTTCGCGGCACAGTTCGGCGCCGGTGGCTTGTGGCGCGGCTTCGAGCCTGCCCTCGCCGTCACCTCGGGAAGCCCATCAGCAAAGGCCCCCTACGACCTCACGCGCCTCGAAGCCGTCAATGAAACGCTCAAGCTCATTCGTGACAAGTACGTCGAACCTGGACGCGTCAAACCGAAGGAGATGCTCCTGTCGTCGCTCAATTACGTTCAGCGCGACGTCGCTCAGGTCATCATCACGCAAGACGGTACGGACGAAGTCACCGTACGCGTCGAAAACAAAGAGAAGAAATTCCGCGTCGACAACGTGCAAGGTCCTTGGGACGTTTCGGCACGGCTGCGCGAAATTTTCGCGTTTCTCCAGACAAGCCTTCGCGGATCGGAAGTGGACTTGCGCGAGGTCGAGTACGCGGCGTGCAACGGCATGCTGCACACGCTCGATCCGCACTCGGTTTTCCTGAGCCCCGAGGCGTACAAAGAGATGAACGTGTCGACGTCGGGCCACTTCGGCGGCCTCGGCATCGTGATCTCCATCCGCGATCAAATCCTCACGGTCATCAACCCGATGCCCGATACGCCTGCAGGACGCGCGGGCATCAAGCGCTTCGATCGCATCGTCAAGATCAACAACGAGTCGACGCTCAACATGCCGCTCGACGACGCCGTACGGAGACTTCGCGGCGACCCCGACACGAAGGTGACCGTGTGGGTCACGCGTGATGGCGAGGGTGGATGGCAGACGGCGAAACCGTTCGAGCTCGTACGAGAAATCATCAAGGTTCGTTCGGTCGAATCGCGCGCGCTCGAGGGCGGCATCGGCTACGTGCGCATCAAGAACTTCCAAGCCACGACGACCACCGAGCTCGAGATTGCCCTGACCGACTTGCGAGCGAAAGGTGCGCTCAAGGGCCTGGTGCTCGATCTGCGTGGCAACCCCGGTGGATTGCTCGATCAGGCCACGCGCGTTGCCGACAAGTTCATTGCGAACGGTGTGCTCGTGTCCACCGTCGGCGCGTCCGAAGGTCGCGACGAAAAGAAAGCTCATGGCCCGGGCACCGAGCCTCCGTATCCCATCGCGGTGCTCGTGAACGGCAGCTCTGCAAGCGCGAGCGAGATCGTCGCGGGCGCGCTCAAGAATCACGATCGCGCCGTCATCGTCGGTGCGACGACGTTCGGCAAGGGCAGCGTGCAGTTGGTTTTTCCGGATGTAACGCCCGAAAAAGCTGCGCTGAAACTGACGATCGCCCAGTACCTCACGCCCGGCGATGTGTCGATTCAAGGCGTTGGTGTGACGCCGGATATCGAGCTCGATCCGATGACCGTCGACGAGCTCGAGATGGATCTGACGATGCAGAAGGACGGCTTGCGCGAGCGAGATCTGTCGGCGCATCTGACGAACGGCAAAGCGTCGACTGCATCGAAGCCGATGGAGGTCGTGCGTTATCAGCTCACGAGCGCCGAGCGTGAAGAGATGCGTGAACGTGGTGGTGACATCGACGACGAGTTCCGCGTCGACTTCCCCATTCGGTTTGCCCGGGACTTCGTGACGAAAGCTCCGCCTTCGCAGTCCCGTTCGGCGCAGATCGAATCGGTCAAGGACTTCATCGAGCAGACGCGCAAAGACGAGCTCGGCAAGGTCGCTACCGAACTGCAAAAGCTCGGCGTCGATTGGGCCGATGCACCGGCAGATGCTGCGGGCCCGCAAAAGAGCGAGCTCGAAGTGAAGATCGCGACGGATCGTCCGAACGACGAAGTCGTCGCGGGCGAACCGATGACGCTTTCGGTGACCGTGAAAAACAACGGCAAGCAGCCTCTTTATCGACTGCGCGGGACGACCGACAGCGACAACGGTTATCTCGGTTCGAAGGAGCTCATTTTCGGCAAAATCGCGCCAGGCCAAAGCAAGACCGCGAAAGCGCCGCTTGGTTGGTGCGAGATCGAAGGACGCAAGGCAGGTACGACGAAGCCTCGTTCGGCCAATCAAAAACGCGTCTGCAAGATCCCCATGGATGCGCTCACGCGAAGCGATGGTGTGCGTGTGAAGTTCGAAGCGGCGGGTGGTTTCGAACCCGCGCCGGTCGAAATTCGCCCGACCGTCAAAGCGCTCGAGCGACCGCTGTTCCAGTACGCCTATCAGCTCGCGGATGACCGCGGAGGAAACGGCGACGGGCGCATTCAACGTGGCGAAGCCGTGTCGATGTACCTCACGGTCAAGAACGTCGGCAAAGGTCGATCGTTTGACACCCAAGCAAATATCTCGAACCTCTCGGGCGAGGGGCTGCTTCTTCGAGCAGGTCGGTTCGACATCTCGAACATGAACCCTGGCGACGTGCGCAACGTCGTGTTCACGTTCGATGTTCAGCCGCAGCTTCAGGACAGCGAAGCGTCACTCAGTTTGTCTGTTGGAGACCGTGATTTGCGCGAGTACGCGACGGAGAAGGTCAAGATTCCCGTGGCGAGCACGGTTGCGATCGCCAAGGCCACCGGTACGCTCAAGGCGGGGCCCGAAGGCGCCACGCTGCAAGCATCACCGGATGCATCGTCGATGGTGTTCGGTCGTTTGCGAGCAGGCGAATCGGTGGCGATCCAGGGCAAAACCAACGACTTCTACAAGGTCGACCTTGGGAATTCTCGATTCGCGTTTGTCCCGGCCGCGCAGATGTCGCCCGGCGGAACGCCTGCAGCTTCGCCGGGTTTCGACGACGTGTACACGAAAGCTCCTCCGACGCTCGAGATCTCCGCTGCGGCGCTCGCGACGCGTGACGACAAGGTGAAGATCTCGGGCATGGCGTCCGACGGCGAGAGACTTCTCGATTTGTACGTGTTCGTAGGATCGCGGAAGCTCTACTACAAGTCGAACCGCGACGGCGCAGACCCCAAGAAGACGACGTTCGACTTCGATGCGCCGCTTCGTCCTGGCGTCAATGTCGTCACCGTCGTAGCTCGCGAGAATCAGGACACCATCACGCGTCGCACGGTCATCATTCGCAAAGATGCGGCCGATGGCGCGATTCTAAAGACGCCGAAGACGGATGATCCCGTGGCCGAATGGCTCGGCGAGCCTGGTGCAGAAATCCCCGAGGATTGA
- the tatA gene encoding twin-arginine translocase TatA/TatE family subunit, giving the protein MGRLSITELLLILGVALLLFGAGRIADIGKGLGEGIRNFKKGIKDSDSEPPKQLPKKEDESGEGGEKSST; this is encoded by the coding sequence ATGGGTCGATTGAGCATCACCGAACTGCTTCTCATCCTCGGCGTCGCCTTGCTCCTTTTTGGAGCCGGACGCATCGCCGACATCGGCAAAGGCCTGGGCGAAGGAATCCGCAACTTCAAAAAGGGCATCAAAGATTCCGACTCCGAACCGCCCAAGCAACTTCCGAAAAAAGAAGACGAAAGCGGCGAGGGCGGCGAGAAATCGTCCACCTAG
- a CDS encoding adenylosuccinate synthase, giving the protein MSAVVIVGAQWGDEGKGKIIDIYTERADVVVRFAGGPNAGHTLVVGDEKIVLRLVPSGILRPNARCVMAQGMVVDPAVVMSEIDALEARGYSTKGRLFMSDLAHLVLPYHRLVDGLRESSSNGTQKIGTTKRGIGPCYEDKAARRGIRIGDLQDFAVLEEKLAYAASAWAPIVQTLGGEMPDVAAMMAELRELAPRILPFVTDTAGLIDKAIKQGARVLFEGAQGTLLDLDHGTYPFVTSSSAVAGGACVGAGVGPTRINRVIGITKGYATRVGEGPFPTELNDELGERIRVAGGEFGSVTGRPRRTGFLDLPALRYAARVNGLDGLAVTKLDVLTGLDKIKICVAYDTPEGRTSELPIRQIGNVRPVYEELKGWRESLSSARSMQALPKAACDYVAFLERAVGVPVYLVSVGPRRDETIIVKDAFG; this is encoded by the coding sequence ATGAGTGCGGTGGTGATTGTCGGCGCGCAGTGGGGCGACGAAGGAAAAGGGAAGATCATCGACATTTACACGGAGCGGGCGGACGTCGTCGTGCGTTTTGCCGGTGGGCCGAATGCTGGCCACACGCTCGTGGTCGGTGACGAGAAAATCGTCTTGCGCCTCGTTCCGAGCGGCATCCTGCGCCCGAATGCGCGCTGCGTGATGGCGCAAGGCATGGTCGTCGATCCTGCCGTGGTCATGAGTGAAATCGATGCGCTCGAAGCGCGCGGGTACTCGACGAAAGGGCGACTTTTCATGTCGGACCTGGCGCACCTGGTGCTGCCGTACCACCGGCTCGTCGATGGGCTGCGCGAGTCGTCATCGAACGGCACGCAGAAGATCGGCACGACGAAACGAGGCATCGGGCCTTGTTACGAAGACAAAGCGGCGCGTCGAGGCATCCGGATCGGAGACTTGCAAGACTTCGCGGTGCTCGAAGAAAAGCTTGCATATGCGGCGTCCGCGTGGGCTCCGATCGTGCAGACGCTGGGCGGCGAGATGCCCGACGTGGCTGCCATGATGGCGGAGCTTCGCGAGCTTGCGCCGCGGATCTTGCCGTTTGTCACGGACACGGCGGGGCTCATCGACAAGGCGATCAAGCAAGGTGCGCGTGTGCTCTTCGAGGGAGCTCAAGGTACGCTGCTCGATCTGGATCACGGGACGTACCCGTTTGTCACGTCCTCATCGGCCGTGGCAGGTGGAGCGTGCGTGGGTGCGGGCGTTGGGCCGACGCGTATCAATCGCGTGATTGGAATCACGAAGGGATATGCAACGCGCGTCGGTGAAGGGCCATTTCCAACGGAGCTCAATGACGAGCTCGGGGAACGAATTCGAGTTGCGGGAGGCGAATTCGGGTCGGTGACGGGGCGGCCGCGACGCACGGGGTTTTTGGACTTGCCCGCATTGCGATATGCGGCGCGCGTCAATGGCCTGGATGGGCTCGCGGTAACAAAACTCGATGTATTGACGGGCCTCGATAAAATCAAAATATGCGTGGCATACGACACACCCGAGGGGCGGACTTCGGAATTGCCGATTCGGCAAATAGGAAACGTTCGTCCGGTGTACGAAGAGCTCAAAGGATGGCGCGAATCGTTGTCGTCGGCGCGATCGATGCAAGCCTTGCCGAAAGCGGCATGTGATTACGTGGCATTCCTCGAAAGAGCCGTGGGCGTACCGGTGTATTTGGTATCGGTTGGGCCGAGGCGCGACGAGACGATCATCGTGAAGGATGCGTTTGGGTGA
- a CDS encoding tetratricopeptide repeat protein yields MLPGAAIVSLLLSSPTLLPNQGTSLATAAAASGRPRECMSTVRGGLSRRPTIWQLARTPELGRYCDLVARAKSQLTTDPTAAAASAKAADTALPGRAAPRVLLARAAFALGKVDDAAKHFEAARAIDARSVEDPPTMHDLAEVLRKTGKLDDALAVYRALVPRIDLLASADRRVSVLLEAAHVSMAVATRTRPAAGSRPSLDEAIAYLREARQRPPTALVNDVLASLALALDRSGDRVQADAVLADARALQLRAGSPPYLVAAEDKVCLDALIAAPVDAAKLWEAYLAGPGGKGPWAAAARARLDAAKKPGKAKP; encoded by the coding sequence GTGCTGCCCGGCGCTGCCATCGTTTCGCTGCTCCTCTCCTCGCCGACGCTCCTGCCGAACCAAGGCACGAGTCTCGCGACCGCAGCAGCAGCATCGGGACGGCCGCGGGAGTGCATGTCCACGGTGCGTGGGGGTTTGTCTCGACGACCCACCATCTGGCAACTCGCTCGCACCCCCGAGCTTGGGCGCTACTGCGACCTCGTCGCGCGCGCCAAGTCACAACTCACGACGGATCCCACCGCCGCCGCTGCGTCGGCCAAAGCTGCCGATACGGCACTTCCTGGTCGTGCAGCTCCACGCGTGCTCCTCGCCCGAGCGGCTTTTGCGCTTGGCAAAGTCGACGACGCAGCGAAGCACTTCGAAGCTGCGCGAGCCATCGATGCGCGCAGTGTGGAAGATCCACCCACGATGCACGATCTCGCAGAGGTTCTGCGGAAAACGGGCAAGCTCGACGATGCCTTGGCCGTCTACCGTGCGCTCGTGCCGCGCATCGATCTGCTTGCTTCGGCGGACCGTCGCGTATCGGTGTTGCTCGAAGCGGCGCACGTGTCGATGGCCGTCGCCACGCGAACGCGCCCCGCCGCTGGATCGCGCCCTTCGCTCGATGAAGCCATCGCGTACCTTCGTGAAGCACGGCAGCGCCCGCCCACGGCGCTCGTGAACGACGTGCTCGCATCGCTCGCCCTCGCGCTCGATCGAAGCGGAGATCGCGTGCAAGCCGACGCGGTGCTCGCCGATGCGCGTGCCCTTCAACTTCGAGCTGGTTCGCCGCCGTATCTCGTGGCAGCCGAAGACAAAGTTTGCCTAGACGCACTCATCGCGGCACCGGTGGATGCGGCGAAGCTTTGGGAAGCGTATCTCGCGGGTCCCGGAGGCAAGGGGCCGTGGGCAGCCGCAGCTCGCGCGCGACTCGATGCAGCCAAAAAGCCGGGAAAGGCGAAACCATGA
- a CDS encoding tetratricopeptide repeat protein produces MKREVHRIALMVAVLSGVCLGSITASSAAPSVWERARRPNAAAREALVEKADHALNKGEMEKDRAELFGLLFGADAARLGKIEARFMLEEAGGANSPNMTVRLRYAGILRSMANDQKPLNRNGIESAAKIITTVLASRPAPAMALLAWNELALCHALLGQREQEIHAYTEALALEPVGPRRAMLLANRAESYMGLGRLDDAIRGYRESLGSILFIDMYRFGVTTLWGLAVALDRNGDVEDALEHIKLARTYDKLDERIKDDSWFYSPPHDEHWYKALGYWAKARAETNSIDRAFEYGHALEAWERYIDRAPANDPYLALAKVRRRACEIERERKAHSAPKP; encoded by the coding sequence ATGAAGCGAGAAGTGCACCGGATCGCGCTCATGGTGGCCGTGCTTTCGGGCGTTTGTCTTGGAAGCATCACGGCATCCAGCGCTGCGCCATCGGTATGGGAGCGGGCGCGACGGCCCAACGCTGCTGCTCGTGAGGCGCTCGTCGAGAAAGCCGATCACGCCCTCAACAAGGGCGAAATGGAGAAGGATCGGGCCGAGCTTTTTGGCTTGTTGTTTGGCGCCGATGCCGCTCGTCTCGGCAAGATCGAAGCGCGATTCATGCTGGAAGAAGCGGGAGGTGCAAACAGCCCGAACATGACCGTGCGCTTGCGTTACGCGGGCATTCTGCGCAGCATGGCGAACGATCAAAAACCGCTGAATCGAAATGGCATCGAATCTGCGGCGAAGATCATCACGACGGTGCTCGCGAGCCGCCCTGCACCGGCCATGGCGCTGCTCGCGTGGAACGAATTGGCGCTCTGTCACGCGCTGCTCGGTCAGCGCGAACAAGAAATACATGCGTACACCGAAGCGCTAGCGCTCGAGCCGGTAGGTCCCCGCCGCGCCATGCTGCTTGCCAATCGCGCCGAATCGTACATGGGTCTCGGGCGCCTCGATGATGCCATTCGCGGTTATCGGGAATCGCTGGGTTCGATTCTATTCATCGACATGTACCGGTTTGGCGTGACGACATTATGGGGCCTTGCGGTGGCGCTCGACCGTAATGGCGACGTCGAGGACGCGCTCGAGCACATCAAGCTCGCGCGTACGTACGACAAGCTCGACGAGCGAATCAAAGACGATTCATGGTTTTATTCGCCCCCGCACGACGAGCATTGGTACAAAGCGCTCGGGTATTGGGCCAAAGCTCGTGCGGAGACGAATTCCATCGACAGAGCGTTCGAATACGGGCACGCGCTCGAGGCATGGGAGCGGTACATCGACCGCGCACCAGCCAATGATCCCTATTTGGCGCTTGCCAAGGTGCGTCGTCGAGCGTGCGAAATCGAGCGCGAGCGGAAGGCTCACTCGGCGCCCAAGCCTTGA
- a CDS encoding glycosyltransferase family 2 protein: MILAAYDEAGTIEQIVHGCREHTPNLHEIIVVDDGSKDETARLAERAGARVIRLSRNGGKGVAIRRGIAEASGDILLFMDADGQDDPREIPLLLEAFAPDVDMVVGSRFLGRFGNGAITPLNRLGNQGLTEVVNLLFGARLTDTQAGFRAVRKAAAERARLTATRYDIEVDLLLSVLRSGGRVVDVPVTRMRRSHGASHLDSFRDGTRILIRILRKRFDV, from the coding sequence GTGATTTTAGCGGCATACGACGAAGCAGGCACCATCGAGCAGATCGTGCATGGCTGTCGCGAGCATACGCCGAACCTGCACGAGATCATCGTGGTCGACGATGGTTCGAAAGACGAAACCGCACGCCTCGCGGAACGAGCCGGCGCTCGCGTCATCCGGTTGTCTCGGAACGGAGGCAAGGGCGTCGCGATTCGCCGAGGCATCGCCGAAGCATCGGGAGACATTCTGCTGTTCATGGACGCCGATGGGCAAGACGATCCGCGCGAAATCCCTCTCTTGCTCGAAGCATTTGCTCCAGACGTCGACATGGTCGTGGGATCTCGGTTCCTCGGTCGGTTCGGCAACGGAGCCATCACTCCGCTCAATCGTCTCGGCAACCAAGGCCTCACGGAAGTGGTCAACTTGCTCTTCGGCGCACGACTCACGGACACCCAAGCAGGCTTTCGCGCAGTGCGAAAGGCGGCGGCGGAGCGAGCACGCCTCACGGCAACTCGATACGACATCGAGGTCGATCTCTTGTTGTCGGTGCTGCGTTCAGGCGGTCGAGTCGTGGACGTACCGGTGACTCGAATGCGGCGATCTCACGGAGCGTCGCACCTGGATTCGTTCCGCGATGGAACGCGGATTCTCATTCGCATTTTGCGCAAACGATTCGACGTTTGA
- a CDS encoding PIG-L family deacetylase, with product MKLPGSILFVGAHCDDIELLAGGLWSRACRTGTRVGVLVFSDHRGMVDDATAARARAEFRANIGWLAARTNCVIADHTGFVLPACSGAFEAERGRIYAALEALRDDYELVVTHPLHDTNQDHQQVAREATRVFKAHATVLAGEFPNNDLGEGRLEVYVPLEPQDVEAKVHLVSSYVSQQFGGRPYFDDHVVQALATLRGSQVRERAAEAFFVLSRIIVR from the coding sequence ATGAAGCTTCCGGGCAGCATTCTATTCGTCGGCGCGCACTGCGATGACATCGAGCTTCTCGCGGGTGGTCTTTGGTCACGCGCATGTCGAACGGGCACGCGCGTCGGAGTGCTCGTGTTCAGCGATCACCGCGGCATGGTCGACGATGCAACGGCAGCGCGTGCGCGCGCGGAGTTTCGAGCGAACATTGGCTGGCTTGCCGCACGCACGAACTGCGTCATCGCCGATCACACAGGGTTTGTCCTACCGGCGTGTAGCGGCGCATTCGAGGCCGAGCGAGGGCGCATTTATGCAGCACTCGAAGCGTTGAGAGACGACTACGAGTTGGTCGTGACGCACCCGCTTCACGACACGAACCAGGATCATCAGCAAGTTGCTCGTGAAGCTACGCGCGTGTTCAAAGCTCACGCGACGGTGCTCGCCGGAGAATTTCCAAACAACGATCTCGGCGAAGGGCGACTCGAAGTGTACGTCCCTTTGGAACCTCAAGACGTCGAAGCCAAGGTGCACCTCGTGTCGAGTTATGTTTCGCAGCAGTTCGGGGGTAGGCCGTACTTCGATGACCATGTCGTGCAGGCGCTTGCGACGCTTCGCGGATCGCAGGTGCGCGAACGTGCAGCCGAAGCGTTTTTCGTGCTCTCACGAATCATCGTTCGTTAG
- a CDS encoding NAD-dependent epimerase/dehydratase family protein yields the protein MRVLITGGAGFIGSNLARVLVEHGHDVVIADNLSMHHSTALLGSTLSRVRFFHCDIRMPEDLDALPEGPYDRIYHLAASFANARSLAQPTLDVRTNAEGTLNTLAYAKRVGCGLFVYTGSSSSYGPAPLPFREDGPLFPSTPYATTKRLGEQYVQASGLPSVVFRLFNVYGPGDPPGIYRNAIPNMIAALDRPGGAIEVLGDGATRDFTYVDDVIDVLIEAHRAEGKTLNVGTGHETPIALLARRILEQFDLNESHLCVKPARTWDTVVRRVADVTALQQHFPGACATNIESGLPRAASWLYEAGFVSRKPA from the coding sequence GTGCGAGTTCTCATCACCGGCGGTGCAGGTTTCATCGGATCGAACCTCGCGCGTGTGCTCGTCGAACATGGCCACGATGTGGTGATCGCCGACAACCTGTCGATGCATCATTCGACGGCGCTGCTCGGTTCGACGCTTTCACGCGTGCGTTTTTTCCACTGCGACATCCGCATGCCCGAGGATCTCGATGCGCTGCCCGAAGGCCCCTACGATCGCATCTATCACCTCGCTGCATCCTTTGCGAACGCGCGATCCCTTGCTCAACCGACGTTGGACGTCCGGACAAACGCCGAGGGTACGCTCAACACGCTCGCCTACGCCAAGCGCGTAGGCTGCGGTCTCTTCGTCTACACCGGTTCTTCATCTTCGTACGGTCCTGCGCCTCTTCCGTTTCGTGAAGACGGGCCTCTTTTTCCCAGCACGCCATACGCGACGACGAAGCGACTCGGCGAACAATACGTGCAGGCAAGCGGCTTGCCGTCGGTGGTTTTTCGGCTCTTCAACGTGTACGGACCAGGCGATCCGCCGGGGATTTATCGCAATGCGATTCCCAACATGATCGCCGCGCTCGACCGTCCCGGAGGCGCGATCGAGGTCCTTGGTGATGGAGCAACTCGCGACTTCACCTACGTGGACGATGTGATCGACGTGCTCATCGAAGCGCATCGAGCGGAAGGAAAAACCCTCAACGTGGGCACGGGGCACGAAACCCCGATTGCCCTCCTCGCGCGGCGCATCCTCGAGCAGTTCGACCTGAACGAGTCGCATCTGTGCGTCAAACCCGCGCGCACATGGGACACGGTCGTTCGTCGAGTCGCCGATGTGACGGCGCTACAGCAGCACTTTCCGGGCGCATGCGCGACGAACATCGAGAGCGGTTTGCCGCGAGCCGCTTCATGGCTTTACGAGGCGGGGTTCGTCTCGCGTAAGCCGGCATGA